A genomic region of Dethiosulfovibrio faecalis contains the following coding sequences:
- a CDS encoding ABC transporter permease — MWKRLERMLVKEGLQIVRDKRMRLLVFAMPVMMMLVMSFAMTTDLRQAKLVVLDLDRTPSSRKVIRSFVAGRHFSLGWYVSSPENLKDLMDRGDTRAALWIPRGFEADILSRRGASIQILLDGTYSLDSGTILSAASAVIRGLNEELVSPDSMAGAVDLRLRNWFNSNLDSERYYVPGLIAMMLTLQSLLVAGVSIVREKEIGTIEQIMVTPIRGIEFILGKTLPYMAMAYLIMTAMLVIALIVFDVPFRGSLPLLYALTAIFLAGNLGCALLISVSATTQQQALLTAFFFLMPAILLSGFVFPVRNMPIPVQWLTALNPLRWYLEIMQAILSKGVGLADLIPQISAQTALALVSLTAAGKGFHKTLS, encoded by the coding sequence GAGGCTTCTTGTGTTCGCCATGCCGGTGATGATGATGCTGGTGATGTCCTTCGCCATGACCACCGATCTCCGCCAGGCCAAGCTGGTGGTGCTGGACCTGGACAGGACGCCGTCCTCACGTAAGGTTATCAGAAGCTTCGTGGCGGGACGTCATTTCTCTCTGGGATGGTACGTCTCTTCTCCGGAAAACCTGAAAGACCTCATGGATCGTGGAGACACCAGGGCGGCGCTCTGGATACCCCGAGGATTCGAGGCGGATATTCTATCCAGACGGGGAGCCTCCATCCAGATACTGCTGGACGGAACCTACTCCCTAGACTCCGGAACCATACTGAGCGCGGCCTCGGCGGTGATAAGAGGGCTGAACGAGGAGCTTGTCTCTCCGGACTCGATGGCAGGAGCGGTGGATCTCAGGCTGAGAAACTGGTTCAACTCAAACCTGGACAGCGAAAGATACTACGTCCCTGGGCTAATAGCCATGATGTTGACCCTACAGAGCTTACTGGTCGCCGGGGTTTCGATCGTAAGAGAAAAGGAGATCGGAACGATAGAACAGATAATGGTCACTCCCATAAGGGGGATCGAGTTCATACTGGGCAAGACCCTGCCCTACATGGCAATGGCCTACCTGATAATGACCGCCATGCTCGTCATAGCCCTCATAGTATTCGACGTCCCCTTTAGGGGAAGCCTGCCGCTGCTCTACGCTCTCACCGCGATTTTCCTAGCGGGGAATCTGGGCTGCGCCCTTCTGATAAGCGTAAGCGCCACCACCCAGCAACAGGCCCTCCTGACGGCGTTCTTCTTCCTCATGCCGGCCATACTGCTAAGCGGATTCGTCTTCCCTGTCCGGAATATGCCCATTCCTGTCCAGTGGCTCACAGCTTTGAACCCTCTCAGATGGTATCTGGAGATAATGCAGGCTATCCTCTCCAAGGGAGTAGGGCTAGCGGACCTGATCCCTCAGATATCGGCCCAGACCGCTCTGGCCCTGGTATCGCTGACCGCCGCGGGCAAGGGATTTCACAAGACCCTGTCATAA